The Diceros bicornis minor isolate mBicDic1 chromosome 31, mDicBic1.mat.cur, whole genome shotgun sequence genomic sequence GATAAACAAGTTTTACTCAGGTATAGTGTTTATTCATGTATGGTATTAACAGGAGGACAAAGAAAAGACTACAGGGTTGGAAATGGCAAGGTAAAGAATTCTGATTTGATTTTGTTGGCAGAAACACAATCATAGCATTTTGGCTGGAAAGTACTTGTGACCTCTTAGCTGGAAAGACTATAAAAAGTCATTTTGCCCACATTCCTTAATTTATATGTGTTAGTGTTATTCTCAGACAAACTCTCCCCCGAAAGTGGCAAGATGCCTGCCAGAGAAGTTCAAATAGGAAAACAACAGAGAGAGTGACTGAGTTCTCGACACATGACTTAAACCTCTGAATCCAGCTGAAGTCAGTAAGTGCCCTTTTTTGGTTTAAGTCAATTTGGGTTGTATTTCCTGTCACTTACAACCAAGAGAGCTGTAATTAATAAAAATCTAAGtagggtctggcctggtggcatagcagttaagtgtgcgtgctccacttctggaggcccgggtttggatcccgggcacgcactgaggcaccgtttgtcaagccgtgctctggcggtgtcccaaataaagtggaggaagatgggcacagatgttagcccaaggccagtcttcctcagcaaaaagaggaggattggcatggatgttagctcagggctgatcttcctcacacacacacaaaaaatctaagTAAATAATAAACAATTTTTGGTAATTGGGAAGACAGTGGAAAGAGAAGGGGGAAAGATTACATCAAGGTTTTGAGCCTAGGAGATTGAAATAAGGGAGTCTTGCAGTACAGTACTTTTGAGGAGGTAAATATTTTCCGTTTTATATCTGTGGAGTTTGAGACGATGATAGAAGCATATCCAAGTAGAAAAGTCAAGCTGGCCATTAGAACAATAGGCTTGGAGTTTGGGAGCCAGACAAAGCAGTTAACTAATAGGTATGTGTTAGCATTTTCCCcatttacacatgaagaaactaaGAAACAGGGAAGTTAAAGAATTGTCCAAGGGGTCACACACAGTTAGTGAGTACTGAAGATAGTGTTTGAATAAAGACAGTCTGGTTCTGGATTTATACTATTAACCATTTTGCTATATGAGGAGTACAGTTCAGAAGCAGACACTTTTGGGGATAGCTGAACCTGCCTGGGAACACTGataatttgatgagtttgtgGATTTAGCCAAGCCAATGGCATATGGAAAATCTTGTATTgtagtaaattaaattaaattaaatgtagtAAATTAAATCTTGTAAATGTAGTAAATAGGTAAATATAGTAAATGTAGGTCTATAATTCTACAATGCCTCTAGGAAAAGACGGTCGGTTAGAGATGTGGGTCTAATAATACAGGTTCATTTTGTGTAACTAATCACAGCAAACAAAGCTGAAATTTGTGTGTTTGGAGACTGTGAAACTGATCATTAATACTGAGTTCAGGCCAAATAAATAGTCTACAATGGTTTGTAATATTGTTTGCAAAAGGTGGGTCTTGGAAATTATGTCATATTATCTTAAACTGATGATTATAAGCTTATGAATACAAGTGGTAAGCTAAAATAACCTGAAATAATTCTACAGTTAATAACTTAATTCCCCCCTCCCTATCTCTGCCCCCAAAATTAGAATTGAAGATTTCTAGATTGAATTTTCAGGGCAAATGGAGAATTTTATAATTTACAGGGAAAATCTGGTGCATGTTTGTTTAAATCAATACATCATTCATTACACACAATCTATTTTGGGGTATTATTGCATCTTCTCTCACCATCTCATTGTCCTTTAGGCTTCTGTTCTCCATGCTTGGATTTCTTCCACTGATGGTTCCCTTTATAATactgtataatataatataatataatatactgCAGGTAGGGAGAGGGGGTGTATAGGGAGGAAGCAGGAAGTTTATCCCTCACCTACAAAGACTCTCCTACTCATTAGCATTATTTTTGAGTTAAAACTTTCAAATTATtacttgttttgctttgttgttcaATAACAAAGAGGATCTCCACTCTAATCTGTTCTCATTTTAAATGGATGATTTTTGTAAGTATTGCTAAAGTCTTCTGCAGCACTAATATTCTGTATTCTGAATTTAAAGCCAAAACAATTGAAATAAATCTATTGCGGTATTAGTAAAGATACTCACATTTACTGGAGAACATTACTATCTTAAGAAGAAATACAGTTATTTCTGTGGTACAAAGTGTGTGATTAGATATTCAATTAAATGAAAGCAAGACAGATTCATGTATATTTAGCATCTGTGGACTTAAAGCAAAATTCATGTGAGACACAAAAATAGGCTGTGTATGAAAAGCTCTGTTAAACCAGAAATTACTAGGTGTCTACAATTCTGACTATATGCATTAATAGCAGAATTCTTTTGTTGATTTTGGGAATGGTTTCTAGGATTATACTTTTCTTTCATTAGCAGAATCATCAGTGACCCCTAGCCTAATGCATATGCAATCATCACTGAAGCCTTCAAAGTTTTTACTTGCTTTACTTTAATTGGGCATGTGAAGATTTCAAACATccttttaatatttacaaaaaaatcacattagaattatttttgaattaaaacTTTCATTCACGAGCTTACTAAATCAAAGAACTTTGTGAGGACCAATAAAGGCCTTATTTTACCTCCTAAGGCTTCAAAACCTctgaaaagaataattttgaaattaagaTGTTCCTATAGAATTGGTCACTTACCGCTTGTCCGTAATTCCTATATGACACAGAATCAAACTTAGACAACTCCACTATTGTTAGAGCTGCTGCAATAACTGCAGTAATTATGCAGAAGATGTTCATGACCAAAGCACATGTAACCTGAAAAGAAGACAGAGGGTAAATTTGTTATATTCAGAATAAACACTTTGGTTAAACAGTTTGTactgctgaaaaaaaaaaccatctaGGTAACATTTTGATCTAGTTTCTGAAGCTTTAGAAGTGTTGGTATGCTTGCCAttagagtaaaatattttttctggtttGCATGAAACTCAGTTAATCTGGAGGAAACACTGAAATATCATCACATCAATAAACATCCATCTTCCATTTGggtttaaaaatattgtattttacaattttCTGGGTCAGTTGGAAGAAAGACTTTTAAGATATGAAGTGAACGAAAGGAGTTCCAccgtaaaaagaaaaaagaaaaaaaaaagatggaaaatgacTGCCTGTAGAAATAAGCCAAATAagattcaatgatttttaatcCTGGGTTTTCATTCTCTAGGGAAATCCATCAGTATCTTTGGATATCAGTTTTTTATCTGTACAATTATGAGATCAGATACCTTAATTTCTAAGATATCTTTTAGCTCTAAGATTCTAGGATGTTTTTCTTCCCAATCTTCCCACCTATACCATAGACGGATCTTTATTCTGGACAGATCCTCTATTTTGTTACAAGATACAATCCTGTTCCCAAACTGGatagttagaaaaatgaagttttacagtgttacatttatatataaaggcATTAGGTCCTATTAAATTTTTTCTAATAGTAAAGTTCACACAATGTTTAAAGAAGGTAGAATACcaaccaaaaaaaattatatttagattTAGAAACCTTTACACAATCATGATTCTAACTAATATGGCATGTTTGTCTACATTAAATTATGTACTGCTGGATTTTCACttaaattcctttatttattttatgtagggTAGATTCCTTCATTGTTTAGCCACCCACTATTGTCTCGTTAAAACCTATTTAGCTTTGTGACAAGTGATTTCTAGGATACCCTAAACATTTCAACTTACCGGGCCTTGATTTGGATGCCATGCTGCTCTTATTATGGAGACTCCTGCAATGATAAACTGGATATAAAAACATCTATTTATAAATACTCATTGATAAGGCTCATCaccttaaaatgtatttttaacaaCTCCCTCTTCTAAGACAATTATTTTTAGAATACTAAGAGTAACAAAATATAAACAAGTTTTAGTAGAAGGggtcaggacaagtttccatcatatAGTAATGAACTGAAAGGCAATAGTAGGGTCACTAATAACAGAAATATATAGGGGACAGTGGGCAGAATTCAGGTTGTGGTATATGCCAAAGATGACTTAAGCAGTCCTGAATCagggaccaagtttgtatatcTGCGCATGCTTTCTGAAATTATTCGATTATTACTTCTAATGCTATCCTTCCTAATGAGAAGATGCCACTGAGTGTAATTACTGTGTACATATCCAGATGTGAAAAAAGTGGTCCATGAGTCTATTCCAAATTGTATTTTTACAAAATATCTCTCTTAACTGAGACTGTAGCCATTATTAAGGTAATAGCTGCTATTTAtgtttttgcctttgttttttaaaaatagtttccattATTTTATACTAGGCTGCTTTGTCTATTTCCCAGAAGCGTAAAGCTATGCCATATTGTTTGAAGGTGGACTGAACAATTCCCTTGAAATATTCCTTTTGTCTTATCTGTTTTAGTGGCTTTGACAAAGATCCAAGTCAAAGGCTAATTTGTGGAGAAATAGCATTCATGCTATATACAATATATAGAAAGGCCAAACTTGAAGCTTACTAACTCCTCAAGGATAACTTAAATTTACACACTCAGCACTTCATTCTGTAACAAAGGCTGAGATTTCGAAGGAGGTACACAGTGAAGGTAAGAACTAGTTCAgcatataaagtgaaaatatctTGTGAATTTTAAACTAGAGTTCTCTCTAACTAGATTACCAAACCATGCGCTTTACAAAATGCTTTTCAAAGTTTATGATCTAAATGAGAAGTTTTGCATTAGATTAAACTTAATTGAAATTGTAGATAATTTATTCTAGGAGCTAAACATGCTATTTTTATAACatgaacaattaaacactgaGGGACATGAATCATTTATCTGGATTTTGTCTGCCAATTCACTATTTTTCTCCTATTGTTTTCCAAGGCAATACTTTGACACTTATGAGCCAATGTATAAAGGCAGGGAATCTCCTAGAGGCCACTGCTTCCTCTATAGCCCTATCAAGTGGTGGCCATCTTATCTCCTACAGTCCTTATACCATTGGTTCTAAGCATGGGGTAAGTGGTCTCCTTGTTCCTTACTGTTACTTCCAACcatgctctctcctccagctCTGAATCAAATGTTATTGGATTCTACAACCCACTATCCCTCTTGGTTGATGTCATCTATTGACCCCTTggtcctcttctctttctaggtGATTTTAATTCTTGTCTCTCTAACTCTCTCTCTAACGTCTCTTTAAGTCTTGGTAATTTCAGTATATACACTTCTATGATCCTTCTAATACCCTGGACTTGTGGTTCTTTGAATTTCTCACCTCCAATCCTTTGACTCCATCCTATCCCAGTCACTCACTCCCATATTCATTCTCTTGTCCTTGTTTCTGCCAGTAAGTGTAACACCTGTCAAATATCAGTTTCAAGCACGCCATTCTGACCACCACCTTCTATCTTTCTAGCTCATGCCCTGTAGTATTACAACTCTAACGATCCTTTGACCCCCATCTAGATCTATAATCTGAGCCCCTCACCTCCCTGTTATATTCTTTCCATCATCATCTTAAATTCCACGGTCAACTATTACAAACACTCACTTATATACACTCTCAACTCCTTTGCACCTTTTTTGTTTGATCACAGTTGCATAATTAAACCAAAATCCTGATTAAACGCAGTTCTCTTGCTTACTGCATGCCTGCACCCATGCAGCCAAACATGGCCTGAGAAGGACACACGACCACCTTGACCCATCTCACTATACAATCATGTTCCTAAAACTTAAGTGAGCCCTTCATGTTACATGAAACTCAAACTTTTTCACAATCCCTGCACTCTCTCACTTTTCCTAGATGACTATTTTatatcctctcctctctcctcaagcAACCAATCCATCCTCGCATTCTCACTCTCAGCTCAACCATGCTTATTAATTCACTAAGATATTTGAAGCCATCAGAGAAAAGTTCCACAAGCTCCCAACATCCCATCTACCTACCTATCAAAATTTGtcctttctctctgttcctctgcCTTTCCCTCTTGTTACCTACTTTGACACTATTTATATTAAAGGTGGATaatcctttgttgtgggggctgtcctatgcattgtaggatgtttagcagcatccttggcctctgtctACTAGATGCACATCCCCAGCtgtgaaaaccaaaaatgtctccagacattaacaaatgtcctctgaggggcaaaatcacctctagctgagaaccactgctagaGATGAACTGTCCATGTTCCTAGCTATTTGTGTATTAAAATTCATCATCTCTTGCATACACAAGTACAtgattctaataatttttctCTTCCCCATTTATCTCATATCATCAATTTTCTCTATTCTGGTTCACTCCCCTCAACAAAAGACGTGATACTTCCAACTTACTAAAACAAAATTTCCTCTCTCTTGACCCAAATTTCCCCTAGCTACCACCTCATTTCTCTATACCACATTACACCAAAGTCCCTAAAGGAGTTGTCTGTATTTGCTGTCTCTTAATTCCTCTcctccctttatttcttttttttttaaatttttatttatttatttatttttcccccaaatccccagtagatagttgtatgttatagttgcacatccttctatatTCCTTAAACCAACTCTAATGAGGTTTTTGTACCCTACCCCATTCCAGTGAAACTACTTGTCAGGTTTACTGCTGGCATCCATATTGCTAAATCCAATGCTCAATTCTCAGCCCTTGTCTTATTTGACAAAATAACAGAATTTAATATAGTTGATCTTTCCCTACTTCCTTGTTCACTTGGCTTCTAGGATACCACACTCTCCAGATTTTCCTACTACCTTATGGCTGTCTAGAAACCACAGAAGGGTGTAGGTTATGGAATATTTACAAAATGTGTGAGTGTAGACTTGTTGTGTGAGGAAGCTAAAGTAAAGACCCTAAATATGAAAATTAACAATGCTAAGATTCTTGGTCTTTCACATATCTAAGGAGAATCTAACCTATGGTTGTTGTGGCGTATTCAGTCTTGTATCCACTCTGTTGTAACAGCACTGGTAAATTAAaggtactcaaaaaatatttcttgaaaaaaagaatttgattttGAATAAAATACCAACATGGGATTTAGTTACAGAATTCTCCTGAAAACTTTGTTTAGAAACTGTTCCCTGTTTTCTGCAAGCGGCATTAACATTATTTACTGAATGATTAAATCATATAAATGTATTCTACTCACAATAATTCCCCATAAAGAACATCCTGTTTTGTAAGTTATAGGTTCATATTTTCCAAATACTCCTTTAAtttgtcccatatacaaaatcaataggAAATaccacatgaaaacatgaaagatgcCAAGCATAATCTGGATAGCCTGTGAGAAGAGAATGGTATTAGTACTGAAACCATGTAATTTATAACATAATTCCAATAAGTGTTAATTATAAGAAACATTCAACACTTTTacaaaagataaaagtaaaatagCAATGCACTTAACCACGTATTTCCTGGATTGGTTAGCCCCAAAAGAATGCCCTAACCAGAAAGTACTGAGGTTGACCAAGTAGGAATCAGCCACACTTGGAACATCAGACTGTTCCATAATAATTGTGACCAATAATTCTGGCCTTCTCCCATAAGAAGGTTGACAGTCTGCCCCTACTACTGCCTATCCTCCCTACCTATCAAATAATGGCATGAGAGGAGAATACTGAAGGTGCTTAAGAGAATATGTGCTTACTAATCTATTTGGATGCAGGAAGCCATGTATCCAATATTTTCTTGTACATTAGTAATTTATTAAGGATAAGTCACTTTTTGAATCTTATAAAGGTttgatttatcttttccttcaaGGCATACTTAGTATGGGTCTTTTTCACAAGCATGCTGGGGTGAGGTACAGTCCAATAGAAAGATACAAAAAATACCCAAAGTAGATTTGCTTGTGCAAGGTCATCCTATTGGACAGGGGATGGATTAGGGTAGGGGAGAATTATTACTCAACTTCAATTTGTAGGAAGATAATTATAATCCCACTAAATGTGTCccagtaaatttattttttaatttatatatgaaCTGATATTTCATATACTGAATCACATTTTTAActacttttgaaaaatttcagagggtatgttattttcattttcatataaacTTTAATAGGAAGCTATTTAATGTTTTGACTTTCGTAAAGCAAGTAAAGCAAGTAGTCTATGAAATACATAAATGCAATTGGCTAATACTAAAGATATATTttagagaagttttttttttttgtatggaaAGAGCACTTTTTGGGTAACAATCATACATTTTTACAGATTTAGACTTTAAGATTTCCTCTGCATCAAATTTAGAAGAATGGCATTTTTTTCAGAGGTTCTTTGGATTTGACTGGGAGAAAATCCTCTACTAGATTGCAAAATCCTCAAGGGTCTGGACTTTAGTTGTCTCATTCTTGTCACTAGCCTCTAATATGGTCCCCAGCATAGGGCAGGGACCCAGTAAATAGCTCTTGTATAAGCACATCAGTATCAAGAACATTAATCCTACATGACTGTCCCAACTGTTAAAAGTAGGCTTGAAAAATAGTGTCTCCTTTTACATGATTGGCAGTTGTTCTATATAAAACCGtgaaatttcttatttaaaaatggttCTTAACCTAGAGCCAATGAATGAGTTCCAGGAGGTCATAGGCCTCCCtgcaccccccccacacacaaaatgaGTGTAGAAGATTATGATATGTACATGAGTctggggagaagattcagagcTTTCTTTCTATGTCCAAAGGGGTCTGTGACTCCAAAGAGGTTAAGAACCTCTGCTGAACAGTCAGGTAGGAGACAGACAATTGGTCTACACATCAGCCAAATCCAAAGGAAAATTTCACATCCAGTGGAAAAGGTTTTTCCCCTTCAGATGTGAAAGAGCAGGATCTTCATAATTCCTTGGTGTTTATTAAGAGAGCTAGGTAAACTCTCTGTTTATAACTTaatagaagacacaaattaaTAACGATCCTACTGCATAGACATCAATAAAGTAATTAAAAGAGATCAGCAATGGATCTCTCTCACAGTTAAAAAaacacttcttttcttcttttattacttttttggaTTTAGCTATTACCTTGCGTATGTTGGTTTAGACAGTATGCTTATATCTAAGCACATATTTGTTTATGAACAGACATGAGATCAGTCAAAATTTGTAGAAGAcaaccaacatttaaaaaaaaacaatttttaccCTTTTGACTTAACCAAATCTTTCCCTCTCCAGATCCAAGATTATTCCTTATTAAATTGAAATAATGCATGATCCTGAATTTAGTCAAAGTGAAGTGTTACTTACCCCTAAAACAAGACCATCTGCTGTAGAGATTTTTGCACACGCACATCCAGCCATACTCCCAGCATTTCCTCTAAATGATTATGTCTCTAATCTTTGGTGATATCTTTATAAGTAAGCTTCtacaaaacaatacaaaacacaTATACACGCTTTGCTCAAAAGAAAATACTTAAGTTTGATTCTTATTGTTTCGCAACCACCTCCCCAAACTCAGaagcaatcactttcttcttTCCATCCTTAATTCTTAACAGGCATCAACTTGTATCCACTTGTTCTGAATAACAGCCTCCGTAACTGAAAAGCCTCTCTCCATGGCTAAAAAAATACGAGTGTATTACAGATATCTTTTCTGAGTAGTGAAGTGTCTCTGGttgataaaatataaagaacacctAAGGAACAGTGTTAGGAATCTTCAGTAAAGCTTTTAACAGTTCATTTGCAATTCATAATCAATTCAATGCAATTCATAATGCCGTGTCTGCATTTTCAAAACGAAATTCTTTTACTTAAATTCATCATTggcttgtgatttttttctgacTCATATCTGAAAACTAATTCTTCTTTCTATGTGAAAGAACTTTTTCTTCCATCAGACAACTTACCAAAGTTGCTTCCAGAATCCTAAAGGCTTCtcctattcttttttgtttttttcctgttatcaCTGCATTTCTCCCTGGTGTTTAGATCATCTTCTTATTTATATTAAGATGAAACCCTGGCTAATAATTGTATCCCCTTGTGGATCTGAAATTACATTGTTCTACAGCTTCTAACATCTCATACTTAGGTCAATAACATGAGTCATGTCATTTAGCGGGGTGATCATCTAATGGAGAATCTTAAAACTTGAGCTTTGATTCTTTCAGAAAGGAGGGAGTTTGACTAAATAACCTCTCATTCCCTGTACCCTTAAAATCTCATGACTTGATTATTTCAATGagactttggtttctaaaattgATTTTCTGAATGTCTCTTAATTCTATAAAGTCTGTTACAGAGACAGAACAAGGTAGATAAGAATACAAGAGCTAATGATAGCAAATAGAGAAAACAATATGTTAATAACTTAAGTATAAAGAGGAAGCTTTATATATTCAAACACCACCTTTGAGAAATACCAAAGAAAGGGTATAGGCCTACAGGTAACCAACATTAATCACTCTGTCATACTTGAATAAAAGTCATAGAATTACAGAATTCATATATAGAGAGTAACGAGGAAAAGTCATAACTAGATTGTTATTATTTGTCACTTTTTAGATAAAAGGAAAAGAGTAAAAGTAATAAGCCCTTTTGTGTACGTAGAAAAATTCTTTTCACATTTGTAGTTGATAGTGAAAGCATCATGAGTGACTTGGGGAGTAGAATATTTAGCATTACTATAATTTCCACCAAAGCCACCCCAAATGAAGTATTCATTAaaatactaaggaaaaaaaagggtgtatgtgtgtatttaaaatCCTCAGCTTAAAGTGATGGAAGGAAGAAACTAAGAAATACTACAatatattcctggaataaatgatggttataattttttaaaaaacattctacaTTCGGTTACTCTACAACCCAGTTAAGTATccatgtttgtaaaaaaaaaaaaaaaaaaagatgaaataaaaaaataaa encodes the following:
- the MS4A13 gene encoding membrane-spanning 4-domains subfamily A member 13 isoform X1 → MAGCACAKISTADGLVLGAIQIMLGIFHVFMWYFLLILYMGQIKGVFGKYEPITYKTGCSLWGIIFIIAGVSIIRAAWHPNQGPVTCALVMNIFCIITAVIAAALTIVELSKFDSVSYRNYGQAKLGREVSRILLSTYPLEFAIALTYSIYGCIGLDSSGNFLAARHFLCWKLFISLAS
- the MS4A13 gene encoding membrane-spanning 4-domains subfamily A member 13 isoform X3 encodes the protein MAGCACAKISTADGLVLGAIQIMLGIFHVFMWYFLLILYMGQIKGVFGKYEPITYKTGCSLWGIIFIIAGVSIIRAAWHPNQGPVTCALVMNIFCIITAVIAAALTIVELSKFDSVSYRNYGQAKLGREVSRILLSTYPLEFAIALTYSIYGCIGLHIFRHLPLF
- the MS4A13 gene encoding membrane-spanning 4-domains subfamily A member 13 isoform X2 produces the protein MAGCACAKISTADGLVLGAIQIMLGIFHVFMWYFLLILYMGQIKGVFGKYEPITYKTGCSLWGIIFIIAGVSIIRAAWHPNQGPVTCALVMNIFCIITAVIAAALTIVELSKFDSVSYRNYGQAKLGREVSRILLSTYPLEFAIALTYSIYGCIGLSRGNEDTLSTVTEEAETTF